One Cryptosporidium parvum Iowa II chromosome 5, whole genome shotgun sequence DNA segment encodes these proteins:
- a CDS encoding WD40 repeat protein produces MEEVQKVQKSSRVWCDSDDENVEIDISDNLKLRKLRKVDGEKSIDGKEYSKRLREFHQNKVFKTKGNEWIYKARKEIFESVDTDHLDQESVNNIKSDSLSNLETFNKVKTGKIYKYIQDYKSRKNDKLIKSGKSIISQSKIDIKRLTNANIQSPSGCVVKSLEFHKGQHIENGNNVSLLSVSGWDKKIKLFNVDGIENKLISSLFFDDFPIYESRFTSSTEEMMFLGPRARIGVFDLLEGKINFLPGIAGRKDKRYWNLTIQKSEGLDKSYIGLSTSNGTILVLDEQTKQLVRSFKMNDSVTGLAFHPLENDKIISTSNTGEIYIWDINTGRCRERIVDYGSLCITSIVSSYKSKVQRRAISSSYIMTGSTTGFVNIYSLDDNIQKTQDKSENPNINSIFKTPRFTIDNICTSITSMAIHPRNEIAAISSKWTKDSLKLINLYTGHVYSNWPTARTPLKYVTSMDFSEYGGYLATGNDKGDVLLYRINDYI; encoded by the coding sequence ATGGAGGAGGTACAGAAGGTTCAAAAGAGCTCTAGAGTTTGGTGTGATTCCGATGATGAAAATGttgaaattgatatttctgATAATTTAAAGTTAAGGAAATTAAGAAAAGTGGATGGAGAAAAGTCAATAGATGGAAAAGAATACTCGAAAAGATTAAGAGAGTTTCACcaaaataaagtttttaaGACAAAAGGTAATGAATGGATTTACAAAGcaagaaaagaaatatttgaatcagTTGATACTGATCATTTAGATCAAGAAAGtgtaaataatatcaaatCTGATTCTTTAAGTAATTTAGaaacatttaataaagtaaaaaCTGGTAAGatttacaaatatattcaagatTACAAAAGTAGAAAGaatgataaattaattaaaagtggaaaaagtattattagCCAATCAAAGattgatattaaaagattaaCTAATGCTAATATACAATCTCCTAGTGGATGTGTTGTTAAATCACTTGAGTTCCATAAAGGACAAcatattgaaaatggaaataatgTATCATTGTTATCAGTTAGTGGCTGGGACAAGAAGATTAAGTTGTTTAATGTTGAtggaattgaaaataaattaatttcttctttattttttgatgattttCCAATATACGAGTCAAGATTCACAAGTTCCACTGAAGAAATGATGTTTTTAGGTCCGCGTGCAAGAATTGGagtatttgatttattagaaGGAAAGATCAACTTTTTACCTGGAATCGCAGGAAGAAAAGATAAAAGATATTGGAATCTAACCATTCAAAAAAGCGAAGGACTTGATAAATCTTATATTGGATTATCTACATCTAATGGTACAATTTTAGTTTTGGATGAACAAACTAAACAACTTGTTCGTTCTTTTAAAATGAATGATAGTGTTACTGGCTTGGCCTTTCATCCATTAGAAAATGACAAGATTATATCGACTAGTAACACTGGtgaaatttatatttgggATATTAATACTGGAAGATGCAGAGAAAGAATTGTAGATTATGGTTCTTTATGTATAACTAGTATTGTTTCATCTTATAAAAGTAAGGTTCAAAGAAGAGctatttcttcttcctaTATTATGACAGGATCTACAACTGGATTCgtgaatatttattcattggatgataatattcaaaaaactCAAGATAAATCTgaaaatccaaatattaattctatatTTAAGACTCCGAGGTTTACTATTGATAACATATGTACTAGCATTACTAGTATGGCAATACATCCCAGAAATGAAATTGCTGCAATCTCATCAAAATGGACAAAGGATTCTTTAAAGTTGATTAACTTATACACTGGACATGTATACAGCAATTGGCCTACAGCAAGAACTCCTTTAAAATACGTAACTTCAATGGATTTTTCAGAATATGGTGGGTATTTAGCAACTGGTAACGATAAAGGTGATGTATTACTATATAGAATTAATGACTATATTTAA